AACATAAATTCTGCTTCGGAGTCTGCTACACCTAATAATGTTTCAAAGGTGATCTTGCAAACCTTATTATCTTATACTTGATGTCGAGATTTGATGATATGGAACTTTATATCTTAAaggtgaaataataattttttttctcttccagACGTCGAATGAAGTGACGCCCAATTTTGCAGAAGAATTAGCCAAACGATTAGGCAATGTTCGTCAAACACAGAAGCCTACTGCTGTGGATGAAACCAGTGAATCATCGATTAATCGATTTAAAGGTATGCAGTTGACGCTTTTGttgtaaacatttaattcgcaattaaaatatttgcgagGTTTGTTGGTTGTTGACTTTTCTTAGAAACTTTTTtctaatcaaatatatttgtttttaaacgcATCACTCAACACGTTGactttctatatattataatttctttcccaaataattcttttctttgcaGATGATTTATTCGCGTCCGAGAAGGATGAGGACGTATTCAATGGTTCTGACAATTTATTTAGTGATAAGAAGGGTCTCTTCGACGATCAGGTATCTGCAAATCTGTGGAAGGACAAGCCGATCAAAtcatataatagtaatattataccAGCCAGTATCGACATACCGCCACCAATTAGTATAGTTTGTAAGTATTGATATACTTAGATTCTcgttttataagaaatttattttctgtaatttgACTGCATTTTTAGCAACAAAGCCAAAGTCAGCAATTGATGATTTATTCGCCGATGCCGATTCGGAAGAAGATTCGGATGACATCTTTTCATCGAAGAATGTTATCAAGAAACGCACGAAGGAACCTAGTGAAACGAGCGAAAACGTGCCCGCAAACGTGAAAGACGCACCGAAGAGATTCCTAGACGTTAAAGGTACTGGTAATATCGCCACAAGCACACCGGAGTCCAACGTCAACACCACGAGTTTGTTCAGCGATGAGGAAAACGATGATACGGATTTATTTGGCAACTCCAAGAAGCAATCTCACAAATCTATGAGTACGCCATCTACAAATGCGACTCAGGAACCTAGTAAAAAGGTAAGTTGCcagaataattttgtatatagctATTTGACGAATGTTTGATCAGAATGTTTATTGCTCATCATTATCGTCATTGACGATATGACCCAGGTTTTGGTCTCCTgcaagaagaaagaaacagCTCAAATCAGACCTTaatctcattttattttttctagtgTTAAATCAGGATATTTACTGTCAGAGAAAACTTAGAAgttttaaagaatttcttttttttacttgaaaatcatggaattttattaatactcataaaaattttatcttgcgTCTtgacgaaaaattaaaaaagtttttttacaatgcaTAATAATTGATTAGTAATAAATAGTGCATACATGTCTACATATATTCTTGTGTTATGTATTTCTATTTAGGATAATTTATACATGAGAAtcatgagaaaaaaattccatttcttaattaaaatggatcttaataaaattttagtatctgtattattaaatatatattttttatttttctataaaactgCATGCTAAATACTAGTTGCTggatttaaaatacaattatatactgAAGCTAAAATTAATACCTTAACTGAAATTAAGTATCAAAATCCGCTTTGACTGAAAAATGACGTTCTTCtcataattgtataaatttgaatattaatttgtataataatgtatCGTTAATTTGATGTTACAAGTTGATGTTACAAGTTTTCTTAGAAAACTGATTGTGAACGTTTAAATCCAACAATCCGTATCGGCACGcgtagttaatttataattaatttaatttaataatttaattgtttgtattatattacacaGTTATTACacttagtttttttaataaataaataaatttattaaaaatttaaattatatgaaaagaatactattattttcttcttattataacttataataactttattgtaaacattattgaataccataatagaatatttctGAATAAGATAGTGCACTTAGAATGAAGACTAAAACTAATTTCAGAAACCTGTCGGAGGTGAATGGATACTCGGCAACGTTTTGGCGTCGGACATCGAGAGTAAATTGTCGAGCCGTATAAAACAAAGGCGACAAGAGTCATCTGAATCGTCTGATAGCGATGCGCCAGGAAATTCTGATAGTGCGACAAAAAGCAATGTTGAGTCCATTGCCACGAATCATAGTTCGCAGAATCCCGCGGAGAATATGTCCGCGATTATCGGAAATAACACCAACAGCAGCGGGATATCAATGCAACAGCCCAGCATCGATAACACAGCTGGATCCGGTTTATGGTAAGttgtttcttttgttttattaatttaatttctttttagattaattaagTTCATTATAAATGAATCTGGATGTATATGACCTAGTTGCTACGAATATACCGCTTTAATGTACTTTAATGTACCAAGTATCAAGCAGTCattgcttctattttttagattaaacctttttatataaaccggttttttaaagttattttcgaGTTTAATGTATTTCTATTCATGAATATTTCTCGtcaatttttgattaatttttgataattaaattatactacattttacttttttttacaaaatatttaaaattttaaaatttgaaagtatattcaaattaaaaaaaaaaaagatttttaaactaataGATTTAATGAAATAGTGCTGGCAGATTTTAAAAACTCCTCACTCCATCtgcattgataaaaatactgTTTACATTGTATTGCTAGGATTATTATAGActttttctgtataaaaaaatatgatttttcagCTTTTTAATAACTGTGTCCTTTATACTGATGAAAGATTCGGTTTTTaatcatctttttttatttttattgcgaaTAACGATTACTGTTTCCtatattttgaacaaaaatagtatttttttgcatgtattttaacattagaaatatttataaatattagaaatattaaaaatattagaaacattttttacttaataaggTTTGTATCAATGTCAATTAACTTTAAACCcgatttaactttttatctttttttcattcttaGAACATTAACTGTTTAAATTGAATCTCAGATTCTTAAGTTACAGATTCTTAAGTTACATTCCGCGAGTAGAATCGTATCCGATGATACACAATATTAACGTTTCCTGAGATCAGcacgtaacaaaaaaaaaacgtaaacaaaaaaagaagcataattttattgcgTGTTCACTCAGTGAATTTTCTGCGTCAGTCGCATTCGAGAATTATTTGaacagattaattaataattattaatttattttattttatatattattttatttatttaacaataataataataaaaacaataataacaacaataataataataatgatatacatGTTACGTGTACAAATTAATTCATGATCTTATacatttgtttacaaaaaaatacattctagtctttaaaataattcttttcattACTTTCTACTTATTGCTTCTATCGGGTAGGTGGCAAATTCTCTCTTGaaagaagataatttttatttcataaagtaGAAAATGCTTTCTTCAACCTCTCTGGATGTTTTGAAATGCGTACCGACCAAATGACGTCGAAGTGAACAAGTGATAATCTGAGAGGACTAGCTCTAGAGTTCTAGAGAATAAGTTGCATGATGCAGAATTTCAAGGACTATATGATTTCCTCGGTTGCTTTCGCCATGTATAATCTTGCGTTATCGTATAACAGTATGTAGTGGAATCCCTTGACCAGTTTTCTGAATTTTTGTCAGCTTATGTAAGAAATTGGAAATTATTTGTTGGGTGACACTGAGTTACTCAGCAAACTGTTGTATTTGACAAGGATTTTCTTGCAATAATCGATTCAATGCGTTGCcttcagttttttttctagCGCTTCAAATTCTTAACGAGAAAGATTGAAATTACTTCGTATCTTCGTATCTTTTTACACGTACTCACAACATTTTCCTCTAAAGAAGAGCAAATTATTTCCTTAAtatcaaaagtattttttttttttagccaAAATGCGAAAAATATGCAATGCTTGCTGCTTATCAGGGGACATTGTCCTTCTCAATGTTACTTTGTAAGATCATTTGCGTGTGTTACATTGTCAGCagcgtctaattttttttttaattttaaaagctgGTATTCGAGGACAGGTATCccaatataatagataaaaaatttgaatttgaaacAAAAGTGATTAAGTATAAGAGCCTTTAATTTggctaatatataattaaatatatatattactaaatGACCGTATACATACAATTAAAATCGAGAGAATTAATCTTAGTgcttcaataatatttcttggtgattttatatacattttccaagtttttttttaactgtatgCCGTTACTTTTGGTCTTGGAACGCAGCTCTTAAAACGAACaagaatagtaatattacaatattaaattatgtatcaatttaataatgctGATGATAGCAAGCACCTACCTATAGTAGGATAGTTATTCAGGTAATTTGTTCGTTATTCTTGAAAAACTTGGATTTCTATTACTCacagagaaattttttgagaaacttttaaatttaaattttatattactatttttctgaaaaaaatttctttggtTACTTTTTTTGATAATGCAAAGAAAAGATtgacaataaatattgaaagagATTGTTAACACGTTAAAAGAAAAGGATTTCTTATTTTGCGGACACGTGTTTACGGTGCGTCGCTGCACATGTGTGTCAAATACTCGTGGTGTCATTAAATCGATGATACAAACATTAATCACTCGCCTTGCCCTTTTATACACGCAGCCGTACAACGACGAGTAAATATACTGTGATTAATTCAAGACAAGCTTCTCTTCCATACACCTGAATATATTGTCTGTCACCAATTGTTGACCCGCAAGTTGACTCCAGCCATCTAATAAAAAGACAACAACCAACGGGCACGCGACAACTGTGAATGATTCGgaagtgatttaaaaaaagaaagaaaataatgtttttaaagagCTTGCAAATTGCTGTGCACGTGAATTTCGAATGGCAAATTGTTTCCTGAACTTTGACGAATGGAAGGCAAATGAAGAACATACGAACGGCGAAATTTATTCTGATTAATTTGTACACAAATGACGttttttttgctttctttGAAGAATGTAGAAAAGGAAACTGTAGTTTCTCGTTAACTCCGAGATGAATGGTAAGCAAGTGAGAATCGTAAGGCGATGAAAATCGGTCAAGCGGATGTATTTGCTACGAAAGTGGCATTTACTCGCGTTTAATGTCGTACTGGATTCTATCGGAGATGTTAAACTTTTCAGCTTGAGAAATTTACGAGAAAGCGATGATCGCTTTAGAGAGgaaattgatttttgtgtttttgtaTGACGGAAGTGCAAAATAGTGCAAAGAAATCCGGATAAACTCGATTGCACGTATCGCGCGAAAGgtgacattttaaaatataatgtgaacAGTAGACAAATGGAGAAACAGGGTATTTCGATAAGTTTAggaaaaatgatatttatttataataatatttcttggaGAAATTGCTTAGCAGACTCCACATTAGACTTCAGGCCGTATATCAGCAACAAAATcgcgcaaaaataatttatctcattctCTTGCTTAAAAAGTTATCAGGAAAAagattatgaatttttaaaactattatatatatacatatatatatatatatatatatatatatatatatatatatatattctctctTTCATGAGGTCGCGATctctaaaaaaagtttctacaacagaaataaattaaaatatgctgtTTCATATGCGTGATggcaaaaagaaaaggaagatcAAGTCAACATTAaagtttatcaatattaattaaatgcggCATGTTATGACTAACTGTGAATAACTAGTGATTGGATCAAGTTCAATATGTtaagctatatttttttccgaaTATGATTAACATTTACAAGAAacatctaattttataatacattgtacgaaataattatattgtctaataaaattttcgaattttagAATGAGTATTTGCGAAGATTTGAAATATGATACTTATAAAAGATGTAATGGTTTtatcgtaaataataaaattttttattgtttttttatttttattttttacaagtagTCTAActctaataaaattgttgcGTGTGTGAAGTGTCGCTCCCTTCCCCAAATTAACGAATTATAGTTCTATTTTGAGTTCTGGATTATTTGGTAAAAAGTtcttaatagtttttaaaagagTTTGATTacggtaataaaaattaattttgaacaacAGGGGGACCAACTTCACAATTTTTGATACATcgagataaaataatcttgaatACAGTTCTGATGACCTTTTGAATaccataattataataaaataataaatgtacataacTTAATTGCCGGATATTTACcggaaaaaattaagaaaacctAGAACTTgcatagaatttattttttatttttgaaaatcatgaatttttatttattttaaattttattaatactcaaggaatcttttcaaattttattttgtttgttttttgttttatttttaaattaaaattttatctctttttctaacaagattgctttttttatctttttctctttctctctattttacacaaagtcaattagcaataaatgtGGTATGCATATTCATGTAAATGTCTCATGcgtttttgttaaaaagattGTGATAGAAGACAATACATACTTAgttcaaaattgattttgtatgtttaattatttttttaattttgtacttCCAAGTGAACTAGATCTGAAAaggtgtaataaaatatttttaatttacattaaaaaattctttaatttttcccggaattttgaataaagttTATGGACTATCGGaaaattgttgaatattttttaataaaatttaaatcaaatactCTGTTAAGGGGATCCGGGAGTGACagagttaccgacatttttttgggaacttggattttcgaattggagtaacagaatgcaaaatccttttacaggattaaagtacgcacaaaaatgaagggggcgacgtacgatttgttctgataaatcaaaaaaaattgttatttattagtcacctaacgacaatatttgcttcatacaaaaaatctatagtttatatgtataaaataatcacgtcgccccctagaaaaaactctcaggaataatatcgtgcaattagaaataagattagaatcctagaaaaaaagattcgcattccgcaaattggaaaatgaaaaaacgaaaatttgggttatgtacacgtaaaaagtcgataagtagagcaatatgagaaaaatttttttcgttttcaatataaaatccaatttatagattaatattaatatgtgtactttaattctggaaaaggatttctaaatctatacaagaaatacatataaaatctcattaatgatgtgcacgaatgactctaccttatcgacctcgatcaaatttcaaaggcactcCTGGATCCccttaattgtttaaattgaaTGACTCTGAAATTACATTCCGCAAGTGGAAATGTATTCGATGACATATGATAGTCACGTTTATCGAGGTCAGCATGTAAACAAAGAGAAGAAGTGTGGCTTTATTGCATGCTTACTCGCTGGATGAGCAACTGACGCCACGTACAAAATGCAAATGACAATCTGCCGTGTTGGTCTCTCCGAGTGCGTCTTAGAATCATCTAAAGGAATTGTTAGCgcattgaaaaaagaaagaagagtcAGCGCGATTCCTTATTCCGTATATGCGGTCACGTATCGGCGCATCCCTTCCTTTCAGTTCCTTTCACCAAATACTTGTAGTATCATTGAACTGATGATACAAACGTTAATCACTCGTCTTGTCCCTTATGCATGCTGCTGCATGACGTCAAGTAGATATATCGTGACTAATCCAAGGCAAGCTTCTCTTCAACACAGCCGAATATGTTGCCTATCACCAGTTGTTGGCTCATCACGAGTTGATTCTCCAGCCGTTTAACGGTCGAGAAACGACAACCGGGCAAGAACAGTGAGTGATttgatataaagtaattaataagaaaacaaagcaaaaatatttaaaatgcttgCAAGTGCTACTGTGCATGTGGATTTCCTCGACGACTGTTGCAATGACTTTTATGAACTGCGCCGAGTGGCAGGTAAATAAAGAAGATGCAAGCGGTAAAGTTTATGCTCAGATTAATTCGTACAAAAGCGATGTTTATTCACTTTCTTCAAAGGGTAAAGGAAAACTGTAGTTTTCCGCTTACTCCGCAAAATAAATGGTAGGCAAGTAAGAATTGTGAGGCCGTTAAAATCGGTCAAGCGAATGGTCTCGGGCGAAATTGGCGTTTACTTGAGTTTAATATCATGCTGGATTTGGCCGAAGACGCTACATCTCTTCATTCGACTTGAGAAAATTATGGGAAAGCGGAGACCACTCGAGAGAAGAAGGTAGTTTTTGTGTTTTTGTGTTTTTGTGTAACTGAAGTGCAAAACAGTGTTTAACAAAGAATACTGGATAAATTGTGCGTTGATGTGAGGTGAGAGGTGATGCTGCGCGATTCTTTATCCAATTTCGatggataataaaaaagtgaaaacCAGAATACTTAATGAATTtaggaaaattaatatttattactatactTCTGTAGATATTAAAGAATGTCTTGTTATTCATATTTGTCTTACATCTCTGATAAAGCATGAGGATCTTCGTAGTAGATTACATTTTTACTAGGCTTACAAATAGGTTGTGGACAGCATTGAGGATATGGTTTACTGTTATCCTCACCTTTAAAACCAATAGTTTCCATACCTGgattacaatttattgtaGGACAGCTGAAATAATACGAGATTTTtgtcacaaaaatttttttatgatacatCTCATTTATTTGACTTTATAGATGTAACAAATACATTGAGCTCAGAGAAATTGTATACTTTCTTTGATTGTGAGATGTAAactagaaattataaaaatttttttctaaatttttataagtatattaaatgctttacttataatattttttaatttaaaaattgacagaTTTAAGCTTTTGCATAATATGGAAAAATTCTGTCGTTCCTTGTTTAATCTTAAGTACATTTTctgttattcatttattatttacaatagataaggcaatataattttatatatatcttatacagAAGATGTTCAGCAACGGATGAAAGAAATGTTAAAGAGCGATTtagataatagataataaaataaggtgaatatcaagaataaaagaattgggATTAAggcaactaatttttttattataatgtttatttataattttataatgttttaattatgtatgcttaaacatttatgtattttaaaaactaatacattTCAATGTTCaaagtaaagaataataaaattttagtagaggctgtttttaattgtaatgtttaaatatttatatttaggccctttttatataaatatttaaacattttaattaaaaaacggtaattgaattttgttacttttgttttttatcttatttttattattttatctagaaatatttcttttttttaatttttttatctgttgCCTAACactttgtatatattgtacagttgaaaaaaaattttcaatgtatattttttaaatgggtataacttaaatatatctaaattattattattgttaatgtacatatgtgtaaaattatcttatatgacatatgtataagtatataacgttttaacttACCTAACAAAAGTTATTTGACCGTAGATATCACAAATAATCTGCATGCACGGATGAAACGTGTGTGCACCTACGTCATAAAGCTTGCCCCAAAAGTAACATTTacctgaaatattaaaataaatattatataatgttttatataatatttatataatgttttattaaatattatataatataataataaaaccttAATTCTACACATATGCATCAAATAATTCGGTATTCTACACAAGGAGTATAATACACCCCAACATCTTTAAATgcttattatttgtatataatcaaacattttggcttaaaaaaattttttgaaattcttcAAACTTCCAAAAATAACGTTCAAAAGTTACTTTGgagcaatttaaaattttataccgtgaaaaaaatttatgaagttAAGCAAATGTGAAGAATGACTTTTAAAAAGTGACATTTTTGGTAGATGCTGACACAAGTACTATTTACCATTATTTACTTAGCTAAAACTAAGTCTAAAAGTGCTATGGGTTTATACTACCCTTATATAGGGTATATAGGATCTTAAAGTTAAGGTTCTaatgataaattatcaaaaattatcaaaaattaaatgaataggAGACCAATGAACCACTACAGGATCTTCGTGTGGAAATTATATTGTctcgattaatataataaaacgttttgCTATGTTATCATATCTGATAATACGGTGCTGTTAAACTCatagattattattagttGTGTCCGGCAGTGCATTGTCAATGATTTGTTAGAGATTTTTAAGGCTATAATTGTAGCAATAAATCTAAAACCTGTAGAGATGCATCAAGTAGAAATTTTGTGTCAGTTTGTCTACTTAAACCTTGTTTTGTGTTTGATATGTAGCATTTTAGAAATGAGTTTTGTGGTTGGAAGGCTCATTATCTATGATTTTAACATATTCCCGATCAAATTTATGTGTATCACGTTTcacatatttagttttttctttcctttcttgttgtaaaatgtaatttaaaacattaagttattatctgtaattacaatttattttcacataaaaatggaaaatatactAGCAAATTATAACCGCAAAACATTAACAATTTTGAACTTTGAAGCGCCTTTATAGATACGGCTCTTTGATTCATTGTAAATCGTTGAGGATCTTTAATAAACCACAATGCATACCGTACACGATAATCCACAAGCAATAGCATCGTATAATACTATAATGTATTGTTAAAATAGATGTAATCTGCATATTACATTCattcttatatgtaatattgagaataattccttattttccttttttaggtttatttttcttatttaattcttttgtaaaCTTGTtactatacatatttataattttgcattattctgacaataatagcttttttttaacgataatCTCGTAATCAGTGAGTTAACGTACCTCTTATTTGCGTAGCTGGTTCCGCATTGGTCAGCCCGCATACCAGCAACAAGATTGCGCAGACATAGATTTTCATCTTACTTTCTTGCTTAGAACCACTTAGAATAAAGAgagtatagtaaatttaaaaaactgcgacttttatatatcatttttctcttttttacggTCTCTAGAAGAACATCTCGGTTTCAGCACGAACAGACACAAATCGAAACGTGCTGTATCATACGTGATGATAGCAAACAGATAAGAAGGAGGATTAAATTAGGctgattaactttaattaaacatgGCTTATGATTGGAGATGATATCAAGTTTAATAGGATTTAAAAAttcagttaaattttatttaattgttttatgattaataatcataagtaatattttacacattgtACTTAAGAAGATCGCCggtaatttcaaattttagaaCAAAAATCTACGAGAATTCTTGAAAATCtgcaaaaagtatttataagtaGTTTCTATCGCGTAAATAACCAAACCTTTTGCAAATAGTATTCTTAACGAACTTACCAGTAAAttgttttactaaaaataaaatttctaataaaattctgaagaatttaaatatgatttatatttcaGTTTACTTGGAAATAGGATTCTGTTGTAGTATTCGGACAGTTTGAACTCATTGCGTTCAGTTTTGAGTCTATTCTAAGTTACAGTTCTTATTTTTtgaagtaattataaaataagcataGAGAGTtagaaaatatgcaaattCAA
Above is a window of Monomorium pharaonis isolate MP-MQ-018 chromosome 10, ASM1337386v2, whole genome shotgun sequence DNA encoding:
- the LOC105838207 gene encoding uncharacterized protein LOC105838207 isoform X3, with protein sequence MKIYVCAILLLVCGLTNAEPATQIRGKCYFWGKLYDVGAHTFHPCMQIICDIYGQITFVSCPTINCNPGMETIGFKGEDNSKPYPQCCPQPICKPSKNVIYYEDPHALSEM
- the LOC105838207 gene encoding uncharacterized protein LOC105838207 isoform X2; this translates as MKIYVCAILLLVCGLTNAEPATQIRGKCYFWGKLYDVGAHTFHPCMQIICDIYGQITFVSCPTINCNPGMETIGFKGEDNSKPYPQCCPQPICKPSKNVIYYEDPHALSEM